Proteins encoded by one window of Sphaerodactylus townsendi isolate TG3544 linkage group LG04, MPM_Stown_v2.3, whole genome shotgun sequence:
- the LOC125432021 gene encoding adenine nucleotide translocase lysine N-methyltransferase-like isoform X1, with protein sequence MLIWSPNILSLSMDPEDAEQLAAEMQGESVNGWGLFQMAAGTGLAAYVVWAGILMPGFRRVPLKLQVPYIPANAKQVENVMLLLEGRTGKMVDLGSGDGRIVLEAYRRGFKPAIGYELNPWLLRLSSYRAWKAGCYGKVSYLREDLWKVNLSDCTNVTVFLAPSVLQLLERKLLTELPDEARVVAGRFPLPNWMPTHMTGHGLNRAWAYDIKAVRQAQQDSPEGSSV encoded by the exons ATGCTGATCTGGAGTCCTAACATCCTCAGTCTGA GCATGGACCCTGAGGATGCAGAGCAGCTGGCCGCAGAGATGCAGGGGGAGAGTGTCAACGGCTGGGGCCTTTTCCAGATGGCTGCAGGGACTGGTTTGGCTGCCTATGTCGTGTGGGCGGGGATTCTCATGCCTGGATTCCGCAGAGTGCCTTTAAAATTACAG GTTCCATACATCCCAGCAAATGCCAAGCAGGTGGAGAATGTGATGTTGCTGCTGGAAGGCCGCACTGGAAAGATGGTGGATTTAGGGTCAGGCGACGGCAGAATT GTCTTGGAGGCCTACAGACGAGGCTTCAAACCTGCCATCGGCTACGAACTCAATCCGTGGCTCCTGAGGCTGTCCAGTTATCGAGCCTGGAAGGCGGGGTGCTACGGCAAGGTTTCTTACCTCCGGGAGGATCTGTGGAAG GTGAATCTGTCAGACTGCACTAATGTAACTGTGTTCTTGGCACCTAGTGTG ctgcaGCTTCTAGAAAGAAAGCTGCTCACAGAACTTCCAGATGAGGCCCGAGTGGTAGCCGGGCGCTTCCCACTCCCCAACTGGATGCCCACACACATGACTGGGCATGGACTGAACCGAGCCTGGGCCTATGACATCAAGGCTGTACGGCAAGCCCAGCAGGACAGTCCAGAAGGAAGCTCGGTATGA
- the LOC125432021 gene encoding adenine nucleotide translocase lysine N-methyltransferase-like isoform X2 — protein MDPEDAEQLAAEMQGESVNGWGLFQMAAGTGLAAYVVWAGILMPGFRRVPLKLQVPYIPANAKQVENVMLLLEGRTGKMVDLGSGDGRIVLEAYRRGFKPAIGYELNPWLLRLSSYRAWKAGCYGKVSYLREDLWKVNLSDCTNVTVFLAPSVLQLLERKLLTELPDEARVVAGRFPLPNWMPTHMTGHGLNRAWAYDIKAVRQAQQDSPEGSSV, from the exons ATGGACCCTGAGGATGCAGAGCAGCTGGCCGCAGAGATGCAGGGGGAGAGTGTCAACGGCTGGGGCCTTTTCCAGATGGCTGCAGGGACTGGTTTGGCTGCCTATGTCGTGTGGGCGGGGATTCTCATGCCTGGATTCCGCAGAGTGCCTTTAAAATTACAG GTTCCATACATCCCAGCAAATGCCAAGCAGGTGGAGAATGTGATGTTGCTGCTGGAAGGCCGCACTGGAAAGATGGTGGATTTAGGGTCAGGCGACGGCAGAATT GTCTTGGAGGCCTACAGACGAGGCTTCAAACCTGCCATCGGCTACGAACTCAATCCGTGGCTCCTGAGGCTGTCCAGTTATCGAGCCTGGAAGGCGGGGTGCTACGGCAAGGTTTCTTACCTCCGGGAGGATCTGTGGAAG GTGAATCTGTCAGACTGCACTAATGTAACTGTGTTCTTGGCACCTAGTGTG ctgcaGCTTCTAGAAAGAAAGCTGCTCACAGAACTTCCAGATGAGGCCCGAGTGGTAGCCGGGCGCTTCCCACTCCCCAACTGGATGCCCACACACATGACTGGGCATGGACTGAACCGAGCCTGGGCCTATGACATCAAGGCTGTACGGCAAGCCCAGCAGGACAGTCCAGAAGGAAGCTCGGTATGA
- the CCDC78 gene encoding coiled-coil domain-containing protein 78 isoform X1 — protein sequence MESRNTSGTNAVSAFREQVQLLTNENVQLQDRNERLYAQLGELQEKTGQLAGSKTALSSRLIHSEEEKLKISKDLVDFQIESNKMREQYEEECFELRNMILALENRVLEVELHDEKTTGERDALRERLRALEENRKELADEYLVLKSNYLALSKEHEQEVTKNEELSLELLNLANARSFHPRGLNSPETQGQPAEPSAELERVRALVHRLSARKVKPEDVVASEHERRKLEKSLFGNQDHITTEMEKMKEMYSSQQRKLEERMVVMGKELQEAKKAIRNTQHKLAEQSAVVLTSQSQLQEVEAENSRLQTQLKELNEEYRSRLVQYIADLAAYVDNKSVEKAGAGKVPSEAAHMKRFVDSMLKDIRASHRSREEQLAGAARGYKKRLQNLVRTHENLLIAYRMQREQIRLLGSNEMDPGPPEYHLAITDAELLTSTSQELNRLREDKARLEAELHELQMKVKFSENSARTSPPHTLNEESWAELRKQLREFTHTVQEDLEKERSQLLARALVAEEQVAELHEYVDKHLVRYKQEIVRLRKLLGTDGPRALSAGAPNTPPILKPRRNVSNEM from the exons ATGGAGTCTAGAAATACTTCTGGGACCAATGCTGTCAGTGCCTTCCGAGAACAGGTCCAGCTTCTCACCAATGAAAAT GTTCAACTGCAAGACCGTAATGAGAGGCTGTATGCCCAACTCGGAGAGCTGCAGGAGAAGACAGGGCAGCTGGCTGGATCAAAGACTGCCTTGTCATCAAGGCTGATCCACAGCGAAGAGGAGAAACTGAAG ATTTCCAAGGACCTGGTTGATTTCCAGATTGAGAGCAATAAGATGAGAGAGCAATACGAAGAAGAATGTTTCGAGCTGAGGAACATG ATCCTGGCCTTGGAGAATCGTGTTTTGGAAGTCGAACTCCATGATGAGAAGACCACCGGGGAGCGGGATGCCTTGCGGGAACGGCTGCGTGCCTTAGAGGAGAATCGTAAGGAGCTGGCGGATGAATACCTGGTTCTGAAGAGCAACTATCTGGCACTGAGCAAGGAGCACGAACAGGAG GTCACCAAGAATGAAGAGTTGAGCCTAGAGTTACTCAATCTGGCCAATGCAAGGAGTTTTCATCCCCGTGGGCTGAACAGCCCCGAGACCCAAGGCCAACCCGCCGAGCCTTCTGCCGAACTGGAACGGGTGCGTGCTTTGGTGCACCGTCTCTCTGCCCGCAAAGTGAAG CCAGAAGATGTGGTTGCTTCGGAACATGAACGCCGGAAACTGGAGAAATCG cTGTTTGGAAATCAGGATCACATCACCACAGAGATGGAAAAGATGAAGGAAATGTACAGTTCCCAGCAACGGAAACTGGAGGAGAGAAT GGTGGTCATGGGCAAAGAGCTGCAGGAAGCCAAGAAAGCGATTCGGAACACGCAGCACAAGTTGGCGGAACAGTCGGCG GTTGTCCTCACCTCCCAAAGCCAGCTCCAAGAAGTTGAGGCTGAGAATTCCCGGCTCCAAACACAGCTGAAGGAGTTGAATGAAGAGTACCGCTCTCGGCTTGTGCAGTATATCGCAGATCTGGCG GCATACGTCGATAATAAGTCCGTGGAGAAGGCAGGGGCTGGTAAAGTGCCCTCGGAAGCAGCTCATATGAAGCGTTTTGTGGACAGCATGCTGAAGGACATCCGGGCTTCCCATCGGTCTCGTGAGGAGCAACTGGCTGGAGCCGCGCGGGGCTACAAGAAGCGCCTGCAGAACCTGGTCAGGACGCACGAGAACCTGTTGATCGCATACAG GATGCAGCGTGAACAGATCCGATTGCTGGGCAGTAATGAAATGGACCCCGGCCCTCCAGAATACCACCTCGCCATTACGGACGCTGAGCTGTTGACCAGCACCTCTCAAGAGCTGAACCGGCTGCGGGAAGATAAAGCCAGACTGGAAGCTGAGCTGCATGAACTACAGATGAAG GTCAAGTTCAGTGAAAACAGCGCCAGGACTTCACCTCCCCA caCACTGAACGAGGAAAGCTGGGCAGAGCTCAGGAAACAACTTCGAGAATTCACACACACCGTACAG GAAGATCTGGAGAAAGAGAGGAGCCAGCTGCTGGCACGGGCACTGGTAGCAGAAGAGCAGGTGGCTGAACTGCACGAGTACGTGGataagcaccttgtgag ATACAAGCAAGAGATTGTGCGGCTGAGGAAGCTCCTGGGAACAGACGGGCCCCGAGCCTTGAGTGCCGGAGCTCCCAACACTCCACCAATCTTGAAACCCAGGAGGAATGTGAGCAacgaaatgtag
- the CCDC78 gene encoding coiled-coil domain-containing protein 78 isoform X2 has protein sequence MESRNTSGTNAVSAFREQVQLLTNENVQLQDRNERLYAQLGELQEKTGQLAGSKTALSSRLIHSEEEKLKISKDLVDFQIESNKMREQYEEECFELRNMILALENRVLEVELHDEKTTGERDALRERLRALEENRKELADEYLVLKSNYLALSKEHEQEVTKNEELSLELLNLANARSFHPRGLNSPETQGQPAEPSAELERVRALVHRLSARKVKLFGNQDHITTEMEKMKEMYSSQQRKLEERMVVMGKELQEAKKAIRNTQHKLAEQSAVVLTSQSQLQEVEAENSRLQTQLKELNEEYRSRLVQYIADLAAYVDNKSVEKAGAGKVPSEAAHMKRFVDSMLKDIRASHRSREEQLAGAARGYKKRLQNLVRTHENLLIAYRMQREQIRLLGSNEMDPGPPEYHLAITDAELLTSTSQELNRLREDKARLEAELHELQMKVKFSENSARTSPPHTLNEESWAELRKQLREFTHTVQEDLEKERSQLLARALVAEEQVAELHEYVDKHLVRYKQEIVRLRKLLGTDGPRALSAGAPNTPPILKPRRNVSNEM, from the exons ATGGAGTCTAGAAATACTTCTGGGACCAATGCTGTCAGTGCCTTCCGAGAACAGGTCCAGCTTCTCACCAATGAAAAT GTTCAACTGCAAGACCGTAATGAGAGGCTGTATGCCCAACTCGGAGAGCTGCAGGAGAAGACAGGGCAGCTGGCTGGATCAAAGACTGCCTTGTCATCAAGGCTGATCCACAGCGAAGAGGAGAAACTGAAG ATTTCCAAGGACCTGGTTGATTTCCAGATTGAGAGCAATAAGATGAGAGAGCAATACGAAGAAGAATGTTTCGAGCTGAGGAACATG ATCCTGGCCTTGGAGAATCGTGTTTTGGAAGTCGAACTCCATGATGAGAAGACCACCGGGGAGCGGGATGCCTTGCGGGAACGGCTGCGTGCCTTAGAGGAGAATCGTAAGGAGCTGGCGGATGAATACCTGGTTCTGAAGAGCAACTATCTGGCACTGAGCAAGGAGCACGAACAGGAG GTCACCAAGAATGAAGAGTTGAGCCTAGAGTTACTCAATCTGGCCAATGCAAGGAGTTTTCATCCCCGTGGGCTGAACAGCCCCGAGACCCAAGGCCAACCCGCCGAGCCTTCTGCCGAACTGGAACGGGTGCGTGCTTTGGTGCACCGTCTCTCTGCCCGCAAAGTGAAG cTGTTTGGAAATCAGGATCACATCACCACAGAGATGGAAAAGATGAAGGAAATGTACAGTTCCCAGCAACGGAAACTGGAGGAGAGAAT GGTGGTCATGGGCAAAGAGCTGCAGGAAGCCAAGAAAGCGATTCGGAACACGCAGCACAAGTTGGCGGAACAGTCGGCG GTTGTCCTCACCTCCCAAAGCCAGCTCCAAGAAGTTGAGGCTGAGAATTCCCGGCTCCAAACACAGCTGAAGGAGTTGAATGAAGAGTACCGCTCTCGGCTTGTGCAGTATATCGCAGATCTGGCG GCATACGTCGATAATAAGTCCGTGGAGAAGGCAGGGGCTGGTAAAGTGCCCTCGGAAGCAGCTCATATGAAGCGTTTTGTGGACAGCATGCTGAAGGACATCCGGGCTTCCCATCGGTCTCGTGAGGAGCAACTGGCTGGAGCCGCGCGGGGCTACAAGAAGCGCCTGCAGAACCTGGTCAGGACGCACGAGAACCTGTTGATCGCATACAG GATGCAGCGTGAACAGATCCGATTGCTGGGCAGTAATGAAATGGACCCCGGCCCTCCAGAATACCACCTCGCCATTACGGACGCTGAGCTGTTGACCAGCACCTCTCAAGAGCTGAACCGGCTGCGGGAAGATAAAGCCAGACTGGAAGCTGAGCTGCATGAACTACAGATGAAG GTCAAGTTCAGTGAAAACAGCGCCAGGACTTCACCTCCCCA caCACTGAACGAGGAAAGCTGGGCAGAGCTCAGGAAACAACTTCGAGAATTCACACACACCGTACAG GAAGATCTGGAGAAAGAGAGGAGCCAGCTGCTGGCACGGGCACTGGTAGCAGAAGAGCAGGTGGCTGAACTGCACGAGTACGTGGataagcaccttgtgag ATACAAGCAAGAGATTGTGCGGCTGAGGAAGCTCCTGGGAACAGACGGGCCCCGAGCCTTGAGTGCCGGAGCTCCCAACACTCCACCAATCTTGAAACCCAGGAGGAATGTGAGCAacgaaatgtag